The proteins below come from a single Flavobacterium lindanitolerans genomic window:
- a CDS encoding 2Fe-2S iron-sulfur cluster-binding protein produces the protein MDVTIKITDREGTLHEVQAPTDMNMNIMELVRAYELAPEGTIGVCGGMAMCASCQCYVLNDVALPEMGDDEEAMLSEAFFVKSNSRLGCQIHITEELDGLEIELAPEY, from the coding sequence ATGGATGTTACTATCAAAATAACTGATCGGGAAGGGACTTTACACGAAGTCCAGGCTCCGACAGACATGAATATGAATATTATGGAACTGGTTCGTGCTTATGAACTGGCTCCGGAAGGAACCATTGGAGTTTGCGGAGGCATGGCTATGTGTGCTTCTTGCCAGTGTTATGTGCTTAATGATGTTGCCTTGCCTGAAATGGGTGATGATGAAGAAGCCATGCTTTCAGAAGCCTTTTTTGTCAAGTCCAACAGCCGTCTTGGCTGTCAGATTCATATCACGGAAGAATTGGACGGACTGGAAATAGAATTAGCTCCGGAATATTAA
- a CDS encoding NAD(P)/FAD-dependent oxidoreductase: MIETDILIIGAGPTGLFTVFEAGLLKLKCHIIDALPQPGGQLAELYPKKPIFDIPGYPSVLAGDLVTNLMEQIKQFQPGFTLNEKAETIQKQEDGTFIVTTDKGTAHHCKAVAIAGGLGSFEPRKPLIEDIEFYEDKGVEYFVKDPELFRDKRIVIAGGGDSALDWSIFLANVASEVTLIHRRNEFRGALDSVEKVQELKHAGKIRLITPAEVTGLNGAEHLESIDIDENGAHRNIKTDYFIPLFGLSPKLGAIANWGLEIEKNAIKVDNSLDYQTNIEGIYAIGDVNTYPGKLKLILCGFHEATLMCQSVYNKLNPGKKYVLKYTTVSGVDGFDGTRKEAEKAVVKSID, from the coding sequence ATGATTGAAACAGATATACTAATAATCGGTGCCGGACCCACAGGTCTGTTTACCGTTTTTGAAGCAGGACTGCTAAAACTAAAATGCCACATTATTGATGCCCTGCCTCAACCCGGCGGACAGTTGGCAGAACTTTATCCTAAAAAACCCATTTTCGATATTCCAGGCTATCCATCTGTATTGGCAGGTGATTTAGTTACTAACCTTATGGAGCAAATCAAACAGTTTCAACCCGGATTTACATTGAATGAAAAGGCGGAAACTATTCAAAAGCAGGAAGACGGAACTTTTATTGTAACTACAGATAAAGGAACGGCACATCATTGCAAAGCCGTTGCAATTGCCGGTGGTTTGGGAAGCTTCGAGCCTAGAAAACCTTTGATTGAAGATATTGAATTCTATGAAGATAAAGGAGTTGAATATTTTGTAAAAGACCCGGAGCTGTTCAGGGACAAAAGGATAGTAATTGCCGGCGGGGGAGATTCTGCCCTGGACTGGAGTATTTTTCTGGCCAATGTTGCTTCAGAAGTTACGCTTATCCATAGAAGAAATGAGTTCCGCGGGGCATTGGATTCTGTAGAAAAAGTACAGGAACTAAAACATGCGGGAAAAATCCGCTTGATAACTCCGGCTGAAGTTACCGGATTAAACGGGGCAGAACATCTGGAATCGATTGATATTGATGAAAACGGAGCGCACAGAAATATCAAAACAGACTATTTTATTCCGCTTTTTGGATTATCACCTAAATTAGGAGCGATAGCCAACTGGGGCCTTGAAATTGAAAAAAATGCGATTAAAGTAGATAACTCATTGGATTATCAAACCAATATTGAAGGAATTTACGCTATTGGCGATGTCAATACTTATCCTGGTAAATTAAAGCTGATTCTTTGCGGTTTCCATGAAGCTACGCTGATGTGCCAGAGTGTTTACAATAAATTAAATCCGGGTAAAAAATACGTACTGAAATATACGACTGTTTCTGGCGTAGACGGATTTGACGGAACAAGAAAAGAAGCTGAAAAGGCGGTCGTGAAATCGATAGATTAA
- a CDS encoding NifU family protein, whose translation MTTEEIKLNVEKALDEIRPFLESDGGNISLIEIEDDKHVKVRLEGACVGCSVNQMTLKAGVETTIKKYAPQIETVVNVA comes from the coding sequence ATGACAACAGAAGAAATTAAATTAAACGTAGAGAAGGCATTGGATGAAATTCGTCCGTTTCTTGAGTCAGACGGAGGAAATATTTCACTCATTGAAATAGAAGATGACAAACATGTCAAGGTTCGTCTTGAAGGAGCCTGTGTTGGTTGCAGTGTGAACCAGATGACATTAAAGGCCGGCGTTGAAACTACTATAAAAAAATACGCTCCGCAGATTGAAACTGTGGTGAATGTAGCCTAA
- a CDS encoding Mrp/NBP35 family ATP-binding protein, whose protein sequence is MKIDRKEVLKALETITIAGEGKNMVESGAVQNVLTFGDEVVVELTLATPALHIKKRAEADIIKTIHEKISSEAKVKVNIKVETPEKPEIKGKSIPGIKNIIAVASGKGGVGKSTVTANLAVTLAKMGFNVGVLDADIYGPSMPIMFDVESEKPISVTVDGKSKMKPIESYEVKILSIGFFTAPSQAVIWRGPMASKALNQMIFDADWGELDFMLIDLPPGTGDIHLSIVQSLPITGAVVVSTPQAVALADAKKGVAMFQSDSINVPVLGIIENMAYFTPEELPENKYYIFGKEGAKNLAQDLEVPFLGEVPIVQSIREAGDYGRPAALQTASPLEKVFEDIARNVVQETVYRNENLPPSEAVKITTMAGCSAVKK, encoded by the coding sequence ATGAAAATAGATAGGAAAGAAGTTCTTAAAGCATTGGAAACTATTACCATTGCTGGAGAAGGTAAAAATATGGTAGAAAGCGGAGCGGTTCAGAATGTACTTACTTTTGGAGACGAAGTAGTAGTAGAACTTACACTTGCGACACCGGCACTACACATTAAAAAACGTGCAGAAGCTGATATCATCAAAACAATACATGAAAAGATTTCGTCAGAAGCTAAAGTAAAGGTCAACATAAAAGTTGAAACACCTGAAAAGCCTGAAATCAAAGGAAAATCTATTCCCGGAATCAAAAACATTATTGCCGTGGCTTCTGGTAAAGGAGGCGTTGGAAAATCAACGGTTACTGCAAACCTGGCCGTAACATTGGCAAAAATGGGCTTTAACGTAGGTGTGCTTGATGCAGATATTTATGGTCCGTCAATGCCTATTATGTTTGACGTAGAATCAGAAAAGCCAATTTCCGTTACCGTTGATGGAAAATCTAAAATGAAACCTATCGAAAGCTATGAAGTCAAAATTCTTTCAATCGGGTTTTTCACAGCACCAAGTCAGGCTGTAATCTGGAGAGGACCTATGGCGTCAAAAGCGTTGAACCAGATGATTTTTGATGCGGACTGGGGAGAATTGGATTTTATGCTAATCGATTTGCCACCAGGAACAGGTGACATTCACTTATCAATCGTTCAGTCATTGCCAATAACAGGAGCAGTTGTAGTGAGTACGCCACAAGCTGTTGCATTGGCTGATGCGAAAAAAGGAGTAGCCATGTTCCAATCCGATTCAATCAATGTTCCAGTTCTTGGAATTATTGAAAATATGGCCTATTTTACACCTGAAGAACTACCTGAAAATAAATATTATATCTTTGGAAAAGAAGGAGCCAAGAATCTTGCGCAAGATTTGGAAGTTCCGTTTTTAGGTGAAGTTCCAATCGTACAATCAATACGCGAAGCAGGAGATTACGGACGTCCGGCTGCCTTGCAAACGGCTTCTCCTTTGGAAAAAGTTTTTGAAGATATTGCCAGAAACGTAGTTCAGGAAACAGTATATAGAAATGAAAATCTGCCACCTTCTGAAGCCGTAAAAATTACGACAATGGCGGGATGCTCGGCAGTAAAAAAATAA
- a CDS encoding TolC family protein, with the protein MNKKLILSLLLITSGIFVNGQENSWSLQKCFDTALQNNIDIKIKQLEINRAKKLYTHPLLELFPTVNLTGNHSYNFGSTIDPSTNNRVSSDIQYDNMSLGANMNLLNFGNLATAQRNKINIELAQADKEVIEYEYKLQLLEKYFDALFSQELVKIQKEQIQNTAFNLERIKKEVEIGNKPESDLYDIQLSFSQDEKGLLEAVQLFETQKLQLFQLMNFAVENLEAVTFEVYLAEETEPVDKSVFKNPKIEYAELSYKRSKKEISILRSDNLPSISGYYSLSTFYSSPINQPNENMPSFKSQFDDNKNHEIGLRLTVPVFNGFKRSRQITASKIEAEKVKLISEQEKIRIQQQVELETTRKKQYMQLASNLQNTLKYAKESFRTTQAKFTSGKVDAVIYTSVKNQLLSSEYDFLKNNLLVQYASLKINLIQKNEL; encoded by the coding sequence ATGAATAAGAAATTAATTTTGAGCTTGCTCCTAATTACTTCGGGCATTTTTGTTAATGGCCAGGAAAACTCCTGGTCATTGCAAAAGTGTTTTGATACGGCTTTGCAAAATAATATCGATATAAAAATCAAGCAGCTCGAAATCAACAGGGCCAAAAAGCTGTATACACATCCGCTTTTGGAACTGTTTCCAACAGTGAATCTGACGGGCAATCATAGCTATAACTTTGGTTCTACTATTGACCCAAGCACAAACAACAGGGTGAGTTCAGACATTCAATACGACAACATGAGCTTGGGAGCCAATATGAACCTTTTAAATTTTGGAAATCTGGCTACTGCCCAAAGAAATAAGATAAATATTGAATTGGCTCAGGCAGACAAAGAAGTCATAGAGTACGAATACAAGCTGCAGTTACTCGAAAAATATTTTGATGCTTTGTTTTCTCAGGAATTGGTCAAAATTCAAAAAGAGCAGATACAGAATACCGCCTTTAACTTAGAGCGTATTAAAAAAGAAGTAGAAATTGGCAATAAGCCCGAAAGTGATCTGTATGATATCCAACTCAGTTTTTCGCAAGATGAAAAAGGTTTACTTGAGGCAGTGCAGTTATTTGAAACTCAAAAATTACAACTTTTTCAACTGATGAACTTTGCGGTAGAAAATCTGGAAGCCGTTACTTTTGAAGTCTATCTTGCTGAAGAAACAGAACCGGTAGATAAATCGGTTTTTAAAAATCCGAAAATCGAATATGCTGAATTATCGTATAAAAGGTCCAAAAAAGAAATTTCAATATTAAGATCAGACAATCTTCCTTCCATTTCAGGATATTATAGCCTTTCGACATTTTATTCTTCGCCCATAAATCAACCCAATGAAAACATGCCAAGTTTCAAATCCCAATTTGATGATAATAAAAATCACGAAATAGGGCTAAGACTCACTGTTCCGGTATTCAACGGATTTAAGAGAAGCAGGCAGATTACCGCATCCAAAATTGAAGCGGAAAAAGTCAAATTGATTTCGGAACAGGAAAAAATCAGAATACAGCAGCAGGTGGAATTGGAAACAACCCGGAAAAAACAATACATGCAGCTCGCTTCTAACCTGCAAAACACATTGAAATATGCCAAAGAATCATTCAGAACTACGCAGGCAAAATTCACTAGTGGAAAAGTAGATGCCGTGATTTATACATCGGTAAAAAACCAATTGCTGTCTTCAGAATATGATTTTCTGAAGAATAATTTACTCGTACAGTATGCTTCTCTGAAGATTAACCTAATCCAAAAAAACGAATTGTAA
- a CDS encoding ABC transporter permease, with protein sequence MLKNWLKIFLYQIKDNKIFTGLNILGLSMGIAGLIFAILYWNDEHSYNEWNPDKERIFLSISNLGENMLWATNVAGFEPYLKNYEELESYCYFDADYMEDIVSYKRKKEILKITDAQKTFFEFFPFEFIKGSTKNALADNNSVALSEEAAQKLFRNEDPIGKEIDLSEQKFVVRAIYKVPGKSSMAPEVVISRIDRRLEENRPQWGNFSFALMLKLKNPQQTGPVKLKLERLLYENRELKWAREQGITPEQWREKNREGYLSKIILEPLTAARLHSITENYGEGRGNYQFLLIMMGLSLLILTLSIVNYVNLATANAIKRAKEVGVRKIIGAARGNIVKQFIFETMLMAGFAILISLVIVELSLPYYNEFLNKNLIIHSGQFYLQILLIFGLVVLFAGIFPAVYVSNFETLKVLKGNFGRSKNGIWLRNGMLILQFAIASFFIVGSYIVYEQVSYMNSKDLGFKGDQVVQVNYRNPYDFKEKGYLEKIVLRYETIHQELLKIKGVTQVSIGSFDFGGGAQASSGYEYNKKAVQGSNMAIDFDFLNMMNIKLAKGRNLSPSLSTDTIENILINETALRMMNEKDPIGKEINWNNKKLKIVGIAKDFHVSGPQDQIPPMTIFHYKTIPWMIQNAHQIFVKIDAEHMESAMKEIENFWIKKVDTEYPFKYDFVNKSYARSYQAYVNQRNLFSLLNIIVIFIALSGLFALASYSIQRRMKEIAIRKTLGAETKTLLKELSKQYVVFCIAGFLIALFPVYFLLNKWLENFAYRIDISIVPFVVGFVALLLLMLIVVLSRAYQATRVNVLKYLKYE encoded by the coding sequence ATGCTGAAAAATTGGCTAAAAATATTTTTATATCAAATTAAAGACAACAAGATTTTTACAGGTCTAAATATCTTGGGGTTGAGTATGGGAATTGCAGGGTTGATTTTTGCCATTCTCTATTGGAATGATGAACATTCTTATAACGAATGGAATCCTGATAAGGAAAGAATATTTCTTTCTATTTCTAACCTTGGTGAAAACATGCTTTGGGCTACCAATGTGGCGGGGTTTGAACCTTATCTTAAAAATTATGAAGAACTGGAATCCTACTGCTATTTTGATGCGGATTATATGGAAGATATAGTGAGTTACAAGAGAAAAAAGGAAATCCTGAAAATTACCGATGCTCAGAAAACGTTTTTCGAATTTTTTCCATTCGAATTTATAAAAGGAAGTACGAAAAATGCTTTGGCAGACAATAACAGTGTGGCATTGTCTGAAGAAGCAGCCCAAAAACTATTCAGAAATGAAGACCCGATTGGAAAAGAAATTGATTTATCCGAACAGAAGTTTGTTGTAAGAGCAATATATAAAGTTCCGGGTAAATCTTCTATGGCACCGGAGGTTGTTATTAGCAGAATTGATAGAAGATTGGAAGAAAATAGGCCACAATGGGGGAATTTTAGTTTTGCGCTAATGCTCAAATTAAAAAATCCTCAACAGACAGGGCCGGTAAAATTAAAATTAGAACGGCTGCTGTATGAAAACAGGGAATTGAAATGGGCAAGAGAACAAGGGATTACTCCGGAACAATGGAGAGAGAAAAACAGAGAGGGTTATCTCTCTAAAATTATTTTGGAACCATTAACCGCAGCAAGATTGCATTCCATCACAGAAAATTATGGAGAAGGAAGGGGGAACTATCAATTTTTGTTGATAATGATGGGACTGTCTCTTTTAATCTTGACGCTTTCCATCGTCAATTATGTAAACCTGGCAACAGCAAATGCCATAAAAAGGGCAAAAGAAGTAGGTGTCCGAAAAATAATCGGAGCTGCAAGAGGCAATATTGTCAAGCAATTTATTTTTGAAACAATGCTGATGGCAGGTTTTGCGATCTTGATTTCATTGGTAATTGTAGAACTTTCCCTGCCTTATTACAATGAGTTTTTGAATAAGAATCTGATTATCCATAGCGGACAGTTCTACCTGCAAATTCTTTTGATATTTGGTCTGGTGGTATTGTTTGCAGGTATTTTCCCGGCAGTATATGTATCAAACTTTGAAACTTTAAAAGTATTGAAAGGCAATTTTGGCAGAAGTAAAAACGGGATCTGGCTTAGAAACGGCATGCTGATTCTGCAATTTGCTATCGCTTCTTTCTTTATTGTCGGGTCGTATATCGTTTACGAACAGGTTTCCTATATGAACTCTAAAGATTTAGGATTCAAAGGAGATCAGGTTGTTCAGGTTAACTATAGGAATCCATATGATTTTAAAGAAAAAGGATATTTGGAAAAAATAGTACTGCGTTATGAAACTATTCATCAGGAGCTTCTGAAAATCAAAGGAGTGACTCAGGTTTCAATTGGATCTTTTGACTTTGGAGGTGGTGCTCAGGCTTCTTCAGGATATGAATACAACAAGAAAGCTGTACAGGGCAGTAATATGGCAATCGATTTTGATTTTCTGAACATGATGAATATTAAACTGGCAAAAGGGAGGAACCTTTCTCCTTCGCTTTCAACAGATACGATAGAAAATATTCTGATTAATGAAACCGCTTTACGCATGATGAATGAAAAGGATCCGATTGGTAAAGAAATCAATTGGAACAACAAAAAGCTAAAAATTGTAGGTATTGCAAAAGATTTCCATGTTAGTGGTCCTCAGGATCAGATTCCGCCAATGACGATTTTTCATTATAAAACCATTCCGTGGATGATTCAGAACGCGCATCAGATTTTTGTAAAAATAGATGCGGAGCATATGGAAAGTGCGATGAAAGAAATTGAAAATTTCTGGATTAAGAAAGTAGATACAGAATACCCGTTTAAATATGATTTTGTAAACAAAAGTTACGCAAGGTCTTACCAGGCCTACGTGAACCAGAGAAATTTATTTTCATTGCTGAATATTATCGTAATATTTATTGCGCTGTCCGGTTTGTTTGCCCTGGCTTCGTATTCCATCCAACGTAGGATGAAGGAAATAGCCATCCGAAAAACGCTGGGAGCAGAAACAAAGACACTGCTAAAAGAACTTTCCAAACAATATGTTGTTTTCTGTATTGCCGGTTTCCTGATTGCTCTGTTTCCGGTTTATTTTCTACTAAACAAATGGCTCGAAAATTTTGCTTACCGCATAGATATTTCAATTGTTCCGTTTGTTGTAGGGTTTGTTGCGCTTTTGCTGCTAATGCTGATTGTGGTATTGTCAAGAGCCTATCAGGCCACAAGAGTTAATGTCTTGAAATATCTGAAATATGAATAA
- a CDS encoding ABC transporter permease, with protein sequence MLSNWLKIFLYQIRNNKLFTILNILGLSIGVAGLVFSILYWNDEQSYNAWNPEKENVFQVVNDQPRSGFLAYNVVPLGARLKEVTPEVEEYCNFYPAYNRALVEYADKKELVSKVLKSEGNFFSFFPFEFIRSNARTALKEKNNAAISEETAQKLFGDEDPIGKSIKVGETNCVVGGVYKISGKSSVEPAIVIREEFEEFIKKNIDNWNAHTVFLVVKLKNLANKEMVEKQIHQIYVDKQARKAAKEKGITAEAYVKNYGLDIPHLEQLKTARLHSKVNNGYQEGSGNYQFLIIMLGLSVLILILSIVNYINLATANAIKRAKEVGVRKIIGAAKKQIVWQFLFETVITTSFSILFALVIVELLLPYYNEFLSKNMVLNSGLFYLQLIAVFVVTVIASGVFPALYISNFDVLKVLKGNYSRSKRGIWLRNGMLIFQFAIASFFIIGSYIVYQQVNFMMDKDLGFNGNQVIDIPFNEAKNPADYEMIRNELLKIKGVEGVSAGNFSFGGGGYFTTVFEYKGKDIEVENMSMEFGLFDLMGIQMAEGRKLSEKFASDTINSVIINKTTAALMGEKDPIGKEFDFRDDGDKPGIRRLKVVGVVEDFNSYGPQREIPPMLFYHLKTVSESSYLSRLYVKISPENMEQTIADIEKFWTTKLDTRYPLRYDFVDKSFARTYSGYISQRNLFSLLNLVVILIALFGLFALASYSIQNRMKEIAIRKVLGAETKTLLATLSKQYVVFCIIGFVIALFPAYLLLDKWLENFAYRIAISSVPFLIGFVLLMALTLGIVISKAYQATRMNVLKYLKYE encoded by the coding sequence ATGCTTTCAAACTGGCTAAAAATATTTTTGTACCAAATCCGAAATAACAAGCTTTTTACCATCTTGAATATTTTGGGATTGAGTATAGGCGTAGCAGGATTGGTGTTCTCCATTTTGTATTGGAATGATGAGCAGTCTTATAATGCATGGAATCCTGAAAAAGAAAATGTCTTTCAGGTAGTCAATGACCAGCCCAGGTCAGGATTTCTGGCTTATAATGTGGTGCCTTTGGGAGCCCGGCTGAAAGAAGTGACACCTGAAGTAGAAGAATACTGTAACTTTTATCCGGCCTATAACAGAGCACTTGTTGAATATGCTGACAAAAAAGAACTGGTATCAAAAGTGTTAAAATCGGAAGGGAATTTTTTCTCTTTTTTTCCTTTTGAATTTATCAGATCCAATGCCAGGACGGCTCTTAAAGAAAAAAATAATGCAGCAATTTCTGAGGAAACAGCACAGAAATTATTTGGTGATGAAGATCCTATAGGTAAATCGATAAAAGTAGGTGAAACCAATTGTGTTGTTGGTGGCGTGTATAAAATTTCGGGAAAGTCTTCGGTAGAACCGGCAATTGTAATACGTGAAGAATTTGAAGAATTCATAAAAAAGAATATAGATAATTGGAATGCCCATACCGTTTTTTTAGTTGTCAAATTAAAAAATCTGGCTAACAAAGAAATGGTTGAAAAGCAAATTCACCAGATTTATGTTGACAAACAAGCAAGAAAAGCTGCCAAAGAAAAAGGGATTACTGCAGAAGCATACGTCAAAAATTATGGATTAGATATTCCGCATCTGGAACAGTTGAAAACGGCGAGACTGCACTCAAAAGTAAACAACGGCTATCAGGAAGGAAGTGGCAATTACCAATTTCTTATAATTATGTTGGGACTTTCGGTGTTAATCCTGATTCTTTCTATTGTAAACTATATAAACCTGGCAACGGCAAATGCAATAAAGCGTGCCAAGGAAGTTGGTGTCCGTAAAATTATCGGAGCTGCCAAAAAACAGATTGTCTGGCAGTTTTTATTTGAAACAGTAATCACCACTTCCTTTTCAATTCTTTTTGCCTTGGTGATCGTAGAATTGCTGCTTCCATATTACAACGAATTTTTGTCGAAAAATATGGTTCTGAACAGTGGACTGTTTTACCTCCAATTGATTGCAGTTTTTGTAGTAACTGTTATTGCTTCAGGAGTATTTCCAGCACTTTATATTTCCAATTTTGATGTGCTGAAAGTGCTAAAAGGGAATTACAGCCGAAGCAAACGAGGAATCTGGCTTCGAAACGGAATGCTGATTTTCCAATTTGCAATCGCATCGTTTTTCATCATAGGCTCTTACATTGTTTATCAGCAGGTAAATTTTATGATGGACAAAGACCTTGGATTTAACGGCAATCAGGTCATTGATATTCCTTTTAATGAAGCGAAAAACCCGGCCGATTATGAAATGATCCGCAATGAATTATTGAAAATAAAAGGAGTTGAAGGAGTTTCTGCTGGCAACTTTTCTTTTGGTGGCGGAGGCTATTTCACTACAGTTTTTGAATATAAAGGGAAAGATATTGAAGTAGAAAACATGTCGATGGAATTTGGTCTGTTTGATCTGATGGGAATCCAAATGGCAGAAGGAAGAAAACTTTCTGAAAAATTTGCGTCGGATACTATCAATTCTGTCATTATCAATAAAACTACGGCTGCTTTAATGGGTGAAAAAGACCCGATAGGAAAAGAGTTTGATTTTAGAGATGACGGCGACAAACCGGGTATCAGAAGATTGAAAGTTGTGGGCGTTGTCGAAGACTTTAATTCCTATGGCCCGCAAAGGGAAATCCCTCCAATGCTTTTTTACCATCTTAAAACGGTTTCTGAAAGCAGCTATTTGAGCAGACTTTATGTGAAGATTTCTCCTGAAAATATGGAGCAGACAATAGCTGATATAGAGAAATTCTGGACAACAAAATTAGACACAAGATATCCTTTACGATATGATTTTGTCGATAAAAGCTTTGCACGGACCTATTCCGGTTACATCAGTCAGAGAAATCTGTTTTCATTGCTGAATCTGGTTGTGATATTGATTGCACTTTTCGGACTGTTTGCCCTGGCTTCTTACTCTATCCAAAACCGGATGAAGGAAATTGCTATCAGGAAAGTTTTGGGGGCAGAGACCAAAACGCTTCTGGCAACACTTTCAAAACAATATGTGGTGTTCTGCATCATAGGTTTTGTAATTGCTCTGTTTCCTGCATACCTGTTATTAGATAAATGGCTGGAGAATTTTGCCTATAGGATTGCTATTTCTTCCGTTCCTTTTCTGATAGGTTTCGTATTGCTAATGGCACTTACGTTGGGAATAGTAATTTCAAAAGCTTATCAGGCAACAAGGATGAACGTCCTGAAATATTTAAAATACGAATAA
- a CDS encoding ABC transporter ATP-binding protein has protein sequence MIKIQNLSKVFRTEEVETKALNEISLEVKQGEFVTIMGASGCGKSTLLNIVGLLDDVTSGSYQLLGKEIRGLKESEKSKIRKQNIGFVFQNFNLIDELSVYDNIELPLIYNNVSASERKKKVEAMAERLAISHRLRHFPQQLSGGQQQRVAVARALINDPKIILADEPTGNLDSKNGNEVMELLTDLHANGATILMVTHSDYDASFSQKTILMKDGIILSEKLNSRNVNVLV, from the coding sequence ATGATCAAAATTCAAAACCTCTCAAAAGTATTCAGAACAGAAGAAGTAGAAACCAAAGCGCTTAATGAAATTTCATTAGAAGTAAAGCAAGGCGAATTTGTAACCATTATGGGAGCTTCCGGTTGTGGAAAATCAACATTGCTAAACATTGTCGGACTTTTAGACGATGTTACTTCAGGAAGCTATCAATTATTGGGGAAAGAAATCCGCGGGCTAAAAGAAAGTGAAAAATCAAAAATAAGAAAACAGAACATCGGTTTTGTTTTCCAGAATTTTAACCTGATTGATGAGCTTTCAGTATACGATAATATCGAATTGCCTCTGATTTATAATAATGTGAGTGCTTCAGAAAGAAAGAAAAAAGTAGAAGCGATGGCGGAACGTCTTGCCATTTCACACCGATTGAGGCATTTCCCGCAACAGCTTTCAGGAGGACAACAGCAAAGGGTTGCTGTGGCAAGAGCGTTGATCAATGATCCTAAAATTATATTGGCTGATGAGCCAACAGGTAACCTGGACAGTAAAAACGGAAATGAAGTGATGGAACTTCTGACCGATTTGCATGCCAATGGAGCCACGATTTTAATGGTTACCCACTCGGATTATGATGCTTCGTTTTCCCAAAAAACCATTTTGATGAAGGACGGTATAATACTTTCGGAAAAACTGAACAGCAGAAATGTGAACGTTTTAGTATAA